A region of Procambarus clarkii isolate CNS0578487 chromosome 22, FALCON_Pclarkii_2.0, whole genome shotgun sequence DNA encodes the following proteins:
- the LOC138367347 gene encoding uncharacterized protein: MLAAMWCWAARLLLVLLPMAPPLLRADDHLLLRYYAAIMRVVRPVFVHVLHLLTKKKNLKQLLFDLPGYSMTKYRKDFQIKQRQQLDGNVSSENYDITLLFTLLQKVGGLAEENNAKWSTPGTLENRLKQLKNHRNILAHEELSLTHEELQNILSNIEELCREVLVLAGDRCQSPVTENVKVMKEGLSEVLTGGVDLWEPYKEALHNLQQEQCNILVRKGKKEIKELAKNLRILNPFVWLMEDNFAHLDVNQIFTDLYIEGQEQVDTKDFFTTPLPTGQYPDVLITHGSPGIGKTSLIRYFIHDWLSVSPSINGIDEFDIVLPVELRHVTSEDTQALLRDEVLRNACRHLKSSDIIPTLSEVSTLWLLDGYDEATEKTKRLVKEILNKFPNSKFMITTRIDCVHELQMLVSDLHRSQGVYQLRGLTPDKWISYAKKLFSVTVQNDIDNRRDSCRRFLQFMKEKEKDMWEIFSVPLFVVVLVVLWLEKPSDVTEATTVTRLYNILINHIINRMTRRLQMSILSLRESQLRGKIKCFLNLLGNIFWENSQRYKYVLLDYQIKELEKLCEKSGLPFMECMSPFFLVIVKSSITGTQEEYHPLHRTVQEFLAARAFCDAMITQTSDVLTIAAHWMVEHRENFTKYFHNEKVHGKDNNKRNFVMNTLCEGSDNVFDNYDFVGESIFSVNCFCPIYVTGLSVDFDDPVERERHFCRQYFTFCEIGSLMIPFICGILKLKNELTQKRAEQIIYVVICGQDRIRNYALWLRLLDETYRDSVFLKELTSQISPYQWNPKLTQLPEVGQLLQFVIPESLLVHHCEIGNCTDSNFIEGIRILSRFPIRISLDLRNGMNMASRRFFPFTQLCLSLLLASGASCRLIALGGPLNKQSLSMLCHARHLEDLCVRVDTLEDLQTLAQITNNLQSLTNLSVFINFVFSNISYKLLPTFSIKQHTGANLSFAQVPNHPFMGYSYFFDVELYFKPHKCSPPKVTSHKQIHRFVNVRRGGRMSYLCKPTLPALPYPVHLEGLKTSGIYGFCRTMWNLPSVHCHSRCGERCSDPVLCQDKCRHTSIRAPQPTKHQWFQCHRAIRYHQSCFKRLRSFYNILWMIIVENFKPGKLTYTKSYDPIIKVFCYNIQDQQLLNNVWIKLNIFSLKVCELLMYEHKICIQQHSKLLTHVREPSTPVSSVQLAFIDPFTIDATTFRSMVQKLCPTPFMIYALNMSRNSSDTDVAHRVLHLCQSFPSIKSVAIKYCIPMDHSIHKIGDIIEKCAPHFIYSIFNNFYIQS, translated from the coding sequence GGCAATGTGGTGTTGGGCGGCgaggctgctgctggtgctgttgccgaTGGCTCCACCTCTGCTGCGTGCTGATGACCATCTCCTACTGCGTTACTACGCCGCCATCATGAGAGTGGTGCGTCCAGTCTTTGTGCACGTCTTACACCTCTTAACTAAGAAGAAGAATCTCAAGCAACTCCTCTTTGACCTTCCAGGATACTCTATGACAAAATACAGAAAGGACTTCCAGATTAAACAAAGGCAGCAGCTGGACGGCAATGTCTCAAGTGAGAACTATGACATAACGCTACTGTTCACTTTGCTCCAGAAGGTAGGTGGTTTAGCAGAAGAAAACAATGCCAAATGGTCGACGCCGGGGACATTGGAGAACAGATTAAAACagcttaaaaatcatcgaaatatcTTAGCTCATGAAGAACTATCATTAACTCATGAGGAACTGCAGAACATTCTATCCAACATTGAAGAGCTTTGCCGTGAGGTGCTTGTGTTAGCTGGCGACAGATGCCAAAGCCCTGTGACTGAGAATGTAAAGGTTATGAAGGAGGGTCTGAGTGAGGTACTAACAGGAGGTGTTGACCTGTGGGAACCATACAAGGAGGCACTCCACAACCTGCAACAAGAGCAGTGCAACATCTTAGTAAGGAAAGGGAAGAAAGAGATCAAGGAACTAGCTAAGAACCTTCGCATTCTTAACCCATTTGTGTGGTTGATGGAAGATAACTTTGCTCACTTGGATGTGAACCAAATATTTACAGATTTATATATTGAAGGTCAAGAGCAGGTAGACACCAAAGATTTTTTTACCACTCCTCTTCCTACTGGACAGTATCCGGATGTTCTGATAACTCACGGATCACCTGGGATTGGGAAGACGAGTTTGATAAGATATTTTATCCATGATTGGCTCTCAGTCTCTCCTTCCATTAATGGGATTGATGAGTTTGACATAGTGTTGCCAGTAGAGTTAAGACATGTAACAAGTGAAGACACCCAAGCGTTGCTCCGTGACGAAGTCCTTCGTAACGCTTGTCGTCACCTGAAGTCCAGTGACATCATCCCGACACTGAGTGAGGTGTCTACTCTCTGGTTGCTGGATGGTTATGACGAGGCTACTGAGAAAACAAAACggctagttaaggaaatactaaacAAATTCCCTAATTCAAAATTCATGATTACAACTCGTATTGATTGCGTTCATGAACTTCAGATGTTAGTTAGTGATCTTCATCGTAGTCAAGGAGTGTACCAATTAAGAGGCTTGACCCCAGACAAGTGGATTTCTTATGCCAAAAAATTGTTTTCCGTGACAGTTCAAAATGATATTGATAATCGCAGGGACTCTTGCAGGAGATTTTTACAGTTcatgaaagagaaagagaaagatatgtgGGAGATCTTTAGTGTACCATTGTTTGTGGTTGTtcttgtggtgctgtggctggagAAGCCTTCTGACGTCACCGAGGCTACCACAGTCACCAGACTCTACAACATCCTCATTAACCACATAATCAACAGGATGACCAGACGCCTCCAAATGTCAATCTTAAGTCTCAGGGAAAGCCAACTTCGAGGCAAGATAAAATGTTTTCTTAATTTACTTGGTAATATATTCTGGGAAAACTCTCAAAGGTATAAATACGTCCTTCTTGATTATCAAATTAAAGAATTAGAGAAACTATGTGAGAAGTCTGGGCTGCCGTTCATGGAATGCATGTCACCGTTCTTCCTGGTGATAGTGAAGTCATCAATCACCGGGACACAAGAAGAGTATCACCCTCTCCACAGGACGGTGCAAGAGTTCCTCGCTGCTCGAGCATTCTGCGACGCCATGATAACCCAGACTTCTGACGTCCTCACCATCGCTGCTCACTGGATGGTAGAGCACAGGGAAAATTTTACTAAATATTTTCATAATGAAAAAGTTCATGGAAAAGATAATAATAAGAGAAATTTTGTTATGAATACGCTCTGTGAGGGAAGCGATAATGTGTTTGATAATTATGACTTTGTGGGAGAAAGTATATTTTCTGTAAATTGCTTTTGTCCTATATATGTAACGGGGTTAAGCGTAGATTTTGATGAtcctgttgagagagagagacatttttGTCGCCAGTATTTCACATTTTGCGAAATAGGAAGCTTGATGATACCATTTATTTGTGGCATCCtcaaattaaaaaatgaattaacACAAAAAAGGGCAGAACAAATAATTTATGTTGTTATATGTGGTCAAGATAGGATTAGAAACTATGCTCTTTGGTTACGTCTTTTGGATGAAACTTATAGAGACTCTGTGTTCCTCAAGGAgttaacatcccaaatatctccttaTCAATGGAATCCTAAACTAACACAGCTGCCAGAGGTAGGACAACTTTTACAGTTCGTAATCCCGGAGTCgctgctggttcatcattgtgaAATAGGTAACTGCACCGATAGTAACTTCATTGAAGGAATTCGTATACTTTCCAGATTTCCAATTAGAATCTCCCTTGATTTAAGAAATGGGATGAATATGGCTTCAAGACGTTTCTTCCCATTTACTCAACTGTGCTTGTCACTCTTGCTGGCATCAGGGGCATCATGTCGACTAATTGCTCTCGGTGGTCCCCTCAACAAGCAAAGTTTAAGTATGCTGTGTCATGCTCGACACCTTGAAGATCTGTGTGTAAGAGTCGACACTCTGGAAGATTTGCAAACATTAGCTCAAATTACAAACAATTTACAAAGCCTTACAAACCTGAGTGTCTTCATAAATTTTGTTTTCTCAAATATTAGTTACAAATTACTCCCAACATTTAGCATTAAACAACATACAGGAGCAAATCTTAGTTTTGCACAAGTTCCCAATCATCCATTCATGGGATATAGTTATTTCTTCGATGTTGAATTATATTTTAAGCCTCACAAATGCTCCCCGCCCAAGGTTACAAGCCATAAACAAATACATAGATTTGTTAATGTCCGCAGAGGAGGAAGAATGAGTTACCTGTGCAAACCTACATTACCAGCGCTTCCTTATCCCGTCCACCTTGAGGGACTGAAAACAAGTGGGATTTATGGGTTCTGTCGAACGATGTGGAACTTGCCGTCTGTACACTGCCATTCTCGATGTGGTGAACGATGCAGTGATCCAGTCCTGTGTCAAGACAAGTGCAGGCACACATCCATCAGAGCGCCACAACCAACGAAACACCAGTGGTTCCAATGCCACAGAGCAATTAGATATCATCAGTCATGCTTTAAGAGGTTAAGATCGTTTTACAACATTTTGTGGATGATAATTGTTGAAAACTTTAAGCCAGGCAAACTAACATACACAAAATCATATGATCCAATCATCAAAGTGTTCTGTTATAATATTCAGGATCAGCAATTATTGAACAATGTGTGGATTAAGTTAAATATTTTCTCGCTTAAAGTGTGTGAACTTCTGATGTATGAACACAAGATTTGTATCCAACAGCATAGCAAACTTCTGACACACGTGagagaaccttcaactcctgtctCCTCGGTTCAACTTGCATTCATTGATCCATTCACTATAGACGCAACAACATTCAGATCTATGGTGCAGAAGCTCTGTCCAACTCCCTTTATGATTTATGCATTGAACATGTCAAGGAATTCGAGTGATACAGACGTCGCTCATCGTGTATTACATCTTTGTCAGTCATTCCCAAGTATTAAGAGTGTAGCAATTAAATATTGTATTCCTATGGATCATTCGATTCATAAAATTGGGGATATAATTGAAAAATGTGCACCACATTTTATATATAGTATTTTTAATAACTTCTATATACAATCTTAA